A genome region from Stenotrophomonas maltophilia includes the following:
- a CDS encoding ParB/RepB/Spo0J family partition protein, with product MTSSKPAAKKRGLGRGLDALLGPKGAVSQVQATTAVIEPLPGEVLRKLAVGQLQPGKYQPRREMDEGKLSELADSIKSQGVIQPILVRQLPAGNYEIVAGERRWRASQLAGLDEVPVVVRELEDRTVIAMALIENIQREDLNPLEEAEALQRLISEFTLTHAEAAEAVGRSRAAVSNLLRLLELPVAIRLLLETRRLEMGHARALLTLAPELAGKLAQEAADEGWSVREVERRAQAFAAGKVPSNRPVATPKVQQADIASLETELSESLGAKVAINHGRGGKGKLIIHYTDLDTLDGVLEKLRTRQG from the coding sequence ATGACCAGCAGCAAGCCGGCAGCCAAGAAGCGGGGCCTCGGCCGTGGCCTGGATGCGCTGCTGGGCCCGAAGGGCGCGGTCAGCCAGGTGCAGGCCACCACCGCAGTGATCGAGCCGCTGCCGGGTGAGGTGCTGCGCAAGCTGGCGGTGGGCCAGCTGCAGCCGGGCAAGTACCAGCCGCGCCGCGAGATGGACGAGGGCAAGCTGTCCGAGCTGGCCGACTCGATCAAGTCGCAGGGCGTGATCCAGCCGATCCTGGTGCGCCAGCTGCCGGCGGGCAACTACGAAATCGTCGCCGGTGAACGCCGTTGGCGCGCTTCGCAGCTGGCCGGGCTGGACGAAGTGCCGGTGGTGGTGCGCGAGCTGGAAGACCGCACCGTCATCGCGATGGCGCTGATCGAGAACATCCAGCGCGAAGACCTCAACCCGCTGGAAGAAGCCGAGGCGCTGCAGCGCCTGATCAGCGAGTTCACCCTCACCCACGCCGAGGCCGCCGAGGCCGTTGGCCGCTCGCGTGCGGCGGTGTCCAACCTGCTGCGCCTGCTGGAGCTGCCGGTGGCCATCCGCCTGCTGCTGGAAACGCGCCGCCTTGAAATGGGCCACGCCCGCGCGCTGCTGACCCTGGCCCCCGAGTTGGCCGGCAAGCTGGCGCAGGAAGCGGCCGATGAGGGCTGGTCGGTGCGCGAGGTCGAGCGCCGTGCGCAGGCCTTTGCGGCCGGCAAAGTACCCAGCAACCGCCCGGTGGCCACGCCGAAGGTGCAGCAGGCCGACATCGCCTCGCTGGAAACCGAACTGTCCGAATCGCTCGGCGCCAAGGTGGCGATCAACCACGGCCGCGGCGGCAAGGGCAAGCTGATCATCCACTACACCGACCTGGACACCCTGGACGGCGTGCTGGAAAAGCTGCGTACGCGCCAGGGCTGA
- a CDS encoding ParA family protein, with product MARIIAIANQKGGVGKTTTAVNLAASLANAPKRVLLVDLDSQGNATMGSGVDKRELAASTCDLLLGENSAADVRVQTAEGYDLLPGNIDLTAAEIQLMGQSEREQRLKRALAPIRDEYDYILIDCPPALSLLTLNALAAADSVIVPMQCEYYALEGLSALVETIEALRTSLNPALEIEGVLRTMFDVRNNLANAVSAELTEHFGDRVFRTIVPRNVRLAEAPSHGQSIVGYDRASRGGVAYLGLAGEIIRRNNERNKAAKAVETV from the coding sequence ATGGCCCGCATCATCGCCATCGCCAACCAGAAGGGTGGCGTCGGCAAGACCACGACCGCCGTCAACCTGGCCGCTTCCCTGGCCAACGCCCCCAAGCGCGTGCTGCTGGTCGACCTGGACTCGCAGGGCAACGCGACCATGGGCAGCGGCGTGGACAAGCGTGAGCTGGCCGCTTCCACCTGTGATCTGCTGCTGGGCGAGAACAGCGCCGCCGATGTGCGCGTGCAGACTGCCGAAGGCTACGACCTGCTGCCGGGCAACATCGACCTGACCGCCGCCGAAATCCAGCTGATGGGCCAGAGCGAGCGCGAGCAGCGCCTGAAGCGCGCGCTGGCGCCGATCCGCGACGAATACGACTACATCCTGATCGACTGCCCGCCGGCGCTGTCGCTGCTGACGCTCAACGCGCTGGCCGCCGCCGATTCGGTGATCGTGCCGATGCAGTGCGAGTACTACGCACTGGAAGGCCTGAGCGCGCTGGTGGAAACCATCGAAGCGCTGCGCACCAGCCTGAACCCGGCGCTGGAGATCGAAGGCGTGCTGCGCACCATGTTCGATGTGCGCAACAACCTGGCCAACGCGGTGTCGGCCGAGCTCACCGAGCACTTCGGCGACCGCGTGTTCCGCACCATCGTGCCGCGCAACGTGCGCCTGGCCGAAGCGCCCAGCCATGGCCAGAGCATCGTCGGCTATGACCGCGCCTCGCGCGGTGGCGTGGCCTACCTGGGCCTGGCCGGCGAGATCATCCGCCGCAACAACGAACGCAACAAGGCCGCCAAGGCCGTGGAGACCGTCTGA
- the rsmG gene encoding 16S rRNA (guanine(527)-N(7))-methyltransferase RsmG — MSEHPLPASVAATLEQGLASMGLDAALAPPLLRYLALLHRWNGTYNLTAIRDPQEMVTRHLLDSLAMQPFVDDGSLADLGTGPGLPGIPLAIACPGLQVTLVESNGKKARFMREAVRQLGLDNARVAESRAEALDEAGRYDQLTARAMDTLAGIVRVGGHLLRPGGVLLAMKGVYPHEEIAELPAGWQVREVTPLSVPGLAGERHLVTVTGP; from the coding sequence ATGAGCGAACACCCACTTCCCGCCAGCGTGGCCGCCACGCTGGAACAGGGCCTGGCCAGCATGGGCCTGGACGCCGCACTGGCGCCGCCGCTGCTGCGCTATCTGGCCCTGCTGCACCGCTGGAACGGCACCTACAACCTCACCGCCATCCGCGATCCGCAGGAGATGGTCACCCGCCACCTGCTCGATTCGCTGGCGATGCAGCCGTTCGTGGACGATGGCAGCCTGGCCGACCTCGGTACCGGCCCCGGGCTGCCCGGCATCCCGCTGGCGATCGCCTGCCCGGGCCTGCAGGTCACCCTGGTCGAGAGCAACGGCAAGAAGGCGCGCTTCATGCGCGAAGCCGTGCGCCAGCTCGGCCTGGACAACGCCCGCGTGGCCGAATCGCGCGCCGAGGCCCTGGACGAGGCCGGTCGCTACGACCAGCTGACCGCGCGCGCGATGGACACCCTGGCCGGCATCGTCCGTGTCGGTGGCCATCTGCTGCGCCCCGGTGGCGTACTGCTGGCCATGAAGGGCGTCTATCCCCATGAGGAGATCGCGGAGCTGCCGGCTGGCTGGCAGGTGCGCGAGGTGACCCCGCTGAGCGTGCCCGGCCTGGCCGGCGAACGCCACCTGGTCACTGTTACAGGCCCCTGA
- a CDS encoding 4'-phosphopantetheinyl transferase family protein has translation MSLPATLDGPWRFGPVTVWRCPHVPGHRGEPQARQVLAQALGADPETLPLVRDDKGRPELSGALAHYGTGWSHSGEVLLVALGEGVRLGVDLELLRPRARLLEIVQRFFHPAEVAWLESLDEAGREHWFFRVWCAKEAMLKAHGQGISFGLHRLQLAPGADGALHLRWCDPELGEAARWHLHEWQATGQFRAALAWYPH, from the coding sequence ATGAGCCTGCCAGCCACCCTCGACGGCCCGTGGCGCTTCGGTCCGGTGACGGTCTGGCGCTGCCCGCACGTGCCGGGTCACCGCGGTGAACCGCAGGCGCGGCAGGTGCTGGCGCAGGCATTGGGTGCCGACCCCGAGACGCTGCCGCTGGTCCGCGATGACAAGGGCCGGCCGGAACTGAGCGGCGCACTGGCGCACTACGGCACCGGCTGGAGCCACAGCGGCGAGGTGCTGCTGGTCGCGCTGGGTGAAGGCGTGCGGTTGGGCGTGGACCTGGAACTGCTGCGGCCGCGCGCGCGGCTGCTGGAAATCGTGCAGCGCTTCTTCCACCCCGCCGAGGTGGCCTGGCTGGAGAGCCTGGACGAGGCCGGCCGCGAGCACTGGTTCTTCCGCGTGTGGTGCGCCAAGGAAGCGATGCTGAAAGCGCACGGGCAGGGCATCTCGTTCGGCCTGCACCGCCTGCAGCTGGCGCCAGGGGCCGATGGCGCCCTGCACCTGCGCTGGTGCGACCCGGAACTGGGCGAGGCCGCGCGCTGGCATCTACATGAGTGGCAGGCCACCGGGCAGTTCCGCGCCGCATTGGCCTGGTATCCGCACTGA
- a CDS encoding GlsB/YeaQ/YmgE family stress response membrane protein, with protein MGIIIWLIVGGIVGWLASIIMKRDAQQGIILNIVVGIVGALISGWLFGGGINEAITLRTFLFSLIGAVILLAIVNLFTRKSIR; from the coding sequence ATGGGTATCATCATCTGGCTGATCGTCGGCGGCATCGTAGGCTGGCTGGCCAGCATCATCATGAAGCGCGATGCCCAGCAGGGCATCATCCTCAATATCGTGGTCGGCATCGTCGGCGCGCTGATTTCCGGCTGGCTGTTCGGCGGCGGCATCAACGAAGCGATCACCCTCCGCACCTTCCTGTTCTCGCTGATCGGTGCGGTGATCCTGCTGGCGATCGTCAACCTGTTCACCCGCAAGAGCATACGGTGA
- the xth gene encoding exodeoxyribonuclease III, producing the protein MKIASWNVNSLNVRLPHLEQWLKEFGPDIVGIQETKLEDHKFPDSALIAAGYRSVFAGQKTYNGVALLSREPAQDVQIGIPGFEDEQKRVIAGTFGDLRVINLYVVNGQDIGTDKYDYKLRWLEAVHAWIAEELQRHPKLIVMGDFNIAPDARDVHDPEVWNDNHILTSTAERGALNKLLQLGLHDGFRLHNDEAGVFSWWDYRAAGFRRNLGLRIDLTLVSDALKGGAVASGIDREPRTWERPSDHAPAWVQLG; encoded by the coding sequence ATGAAGATCGCCTCGTGGAACGTCAATTCGCTCAATGTCCGCCTGCCGCACCTGGAGCAGTGGCTCAAGGAGTTCGGCCCGGACATCGTCGGTATCCAGGAAACCAAGCTGGAGGACCACAAGTTCCCCGACTCTGCGCTGATCGCCGCCGGCTACCGCAGCGTGTTCGCCGGCCAGAAGACCTACAACGGCGTGGCACTGCTGTCGCGTGAGCCGGCGCAGGACGTGCAGATCGGCATTCCCGGCTTCGAGGACGAACAGAAGCGCGTCATTGCCGGTACCTTCGGCGACCTGCGGGTGATCAACCTGTACGTGGTCAACGGCCAGGACATCGGCACCGACAAGTATGACTACAAGCTGCGCTGGCTCGAGGCAGTGCATGCCTGGATCGCCGAAGAACTGCAGCGGCACCCGAAGCTGATCGTGATGGGCGACTTCAACATCGCCCCGGACGCGCGCGACGTGCACGATCCGGAGGTGTGGAACGACAACCACATCCTGACCTCCACCGCCGAGCGCGGCGCGCTCAACAAGCTGCTGCAGCTGGGCCTGCACGATGGCTTCCGCCTGCACAACGACGAAGCCGGTGTGTTCAGCTGGTGGGATTACCGCGCGGCCGGCTTCCGCCGCAACCTGGGCCTGCGCATCGACCTGACCCTGGTCTCCGATGCGCTGAAGGGCGGCGCGGTGGCCTCGGGCATCGACCGCGAGCCGCGCACCTGGGAACGCCCGAGCGACCATGCGCCGGCGTGGGTGCAGCTGGGTTGA
- a CDS encoding coniferyl aldehyde dehydrogenase yields the protein MTTIAPADLPAILHTLRSAWQSQRPSLDQRENDLHRLREALKPRLDEMAQAIAEDFGHRAHTESKLADGMSVLSAIDHLRRHLRRWSKPQRASAGWKLWPARAQLRPTPLGAVGVISPWNYPVTLALVPLATAIAAGNHVLLKPSEHTPRTSAFLADLLASVFPPDRVAVVQGGADVAAAVSSLPLDHLLFTGSTAVGRKVMAAAAEHLVPVTLELGGKSPAIVCRDFPLDKAAARLATGKWFNAGQTCIAPDYVLIDTVRQREFVQALQQQVRERYGDFSDADDYTRIINEGQYRRLQGYLAQARERGVPVIPLAQVDDARADRERLLVPTVVLDPPDDLDLMREEIFGPILPVRAYPDLDAALADVLSRDRPLALYPFSHDTATVERILGQVVAGGVTVNDTLLHFAADGLPFGGVGASGMGAYHGRAGFDAMSKRLPVLWQSRWAASDRLRPPYSKIAGLLKLLLR from the coding sequence ATGACCACCATCGCCCCAGCCGACCTCCCCGCCATCCTGCACACCCTGCGCAGCGCCTGGCAGTCGCAGCGCCCTTCGCTCGACCAGCGCGAGAATGACCTGCACCGCCTGCGCGAGGCATTGAAGCCGCGCTTGGACGAAATGGCCCAGGCCATCGCCGAGGACTTCGGCCACCGCGCCCACACCGAATCGAAACTGGCCGATGGCATGAGCGTGCTGTCGGCCATCGACCACCTGCGCCGCCATCTGCGGCGCTGGTCGAAGCCGCAGCGGGCATCGGCGGGCTGGAAGCTGTGGCCGGCGCGCGCGCAGCTGCGGCCGACGCCACTGGGCGCGGTCGGGGTGATTTCGCCCTGGAATTACCCGGTCACGCTGGCCCTGGTGCCGCTGGCCACCGCGATTGCCGCTGGCAACCACGTGCTGCTGAAGCCCTCTGAACACACGCCGCGCACCAGCGCGTTCCTGGCCGATCTGCTGGCCAGTGTGTTCCCGCCCGATCGGGTGGCGGTGGTGCAGGGCGGGGCGGATGTGGCCGCAGCGGTGTCGTCGCTGCCGCTGGACCATCTGCTGTTCACCGGCTCGACGGCCGTTGGCCGCAAGGTGATGGCCGCCGCAGCCGAGCATCTGGTGCCGGTCACGCTGGAACTGGGCGGCAAGTCGCCGGCGATTGTCTGTCGCGATTTCCCGCTGGACAAGGCCGCCGCGCGGTTGGCCACCGGCAAGTGGTTCAACGCCGGCCAGACCTGCATCGCGCCGGATTATGTGCTGATCGATACCGTTCGCCAGCGCGAGTTCGTACAGGCGCTGCAGCAGCAGGTGCGCGAGCGCTACGGCGATTTCAGCGATGCCGACGACTACACGCGCATCATCAACGAAGGCCAGTACCGGCGCCTGCAGGGCTATCTGGCGCAGGCGCGCGAACGCGGTGTGCCAGTGATTCCGCTGGCGCAGGTGGATGATGCGCGTGCTGACCGTGAGCGCCTGCTGGTGCCGACCGTGGTGCTGGACCCGCCGGACGACCTGGACCTGATGCGCGAGGAGATCTTCGGGCCGATCCTGCCGGTGCGGGCCTATCCGGATCTGGATGCTGCGCTGGCCGACGTGCTGTCGCGTGACCGGCCCCTGGCGCTGTATCCCTTCAGCCATGACACGGCGACGGTGGAGCGCATCCTCGGCCAGGTGGTGGCGGGCGGGGTGACGGTGAATGACACGCTGCTGCACTTCGCCGCCGATGGCCTGCCGTTTGGCGGGGTAGGGGCCAGCGGCATGGGCGCGTACCACGGCCGGGCCGGGTTCGACGCGATGAGCAAGCGGCTGCCGGTGCTGTGGCAGTCACGCTGGGCGGCCAGCGACCGGCTGCGGCCGCCGTATTCGAAGATTGCAGGGTTGTTGAAGCTGCTGCTGCGGTGA
- a CDS encoding DUF3304 domain-containing protein gives MFALKRVALAFLAGPPLLLSAYAVDASAIYGVNHTHWAINRFSVDGRSAVDIIGPYQGGGGGCCYGAPERWYPGLTVRVDWETGAGSSIDFPGTEDWSKVLAWREKILAQKRRQSKVVPVPDYTGQDVCGITVHFLPCDEIQVTTSCYAYSSPEYPIKIPLELPEPQSCPAEPTDQKKA, from the coding sequence ATGTTTGCTTTGAAGCGCGTGGCGCTGGCATTTCTTGCTGGCCCACCTCTGCTCTTGTCTGCCTACGCTGTGGATGCGAGTGCGATCTATGGCGTCAACCACACCCACTGGGCGATCAACCGGTTCAGTGTCGATGGTCGTTCAGCCGTTGACATCATTGGCCCATATCAAGGCGGGGGTGGAGGCTGCTGCTACGGTGCACCAGAGCGCTGGTATCCGGGGCTGACGGTGCGGGTTGACTGGGAAACGGGTGCAGGAAGCTCGATAGATTTTCCTGGGACAGAAGATTGGTCCAAAGTTCTGGCTTGGAGAGAAAAAATCCTGGCGCAGAAGCGCAGGCAAAGCAAAGTCGTCCCCGTCCCGGACTACACCGGCCAGGACGTCTGCGGCATCACCGTGCATTTCCTGCCCTGCGATGAGATTCAGGTCACCACCTCCTGTTACGCGTACAGCAGCCCCGAGTACCCGATCAAAATCCCGCTTGAGTTGCCAGAACCTCAGTCATGCCCGGCAGAACCTACCGACCAGAAGAAGGCGTAG
- a CDS encoding MFS transporter codes for MSSTASSPHNPAGTLTKGHKKVIFASSLGTVFEWYDFFLYGSLAAIIAKQFFSGVNETTGMIFALLAFAAGFFVRPFGAAFFGSLGDRIGRKYTFLVTILIMGISTFLVGVLPNYASIGFAAPVILIILRLAQGLAMGGEYGGAATYVAEHAPDDKRGLYTSFIQCTATLGLFMSLLIILACRYFLGNEAFEAWGWRIPFLVSILLLGVSVWIRLQLSESPLFQQMKSEGKGSKTPFRDSLKGGNLKLMLLVLLGAAAGQAVVWYGGQFYALFFLSSMLKVDATTSYLLIAAALALGVPFFIFFGWLSDRIGRKKIILAGCLLAAVTYIPIFKGLTHFANPAIEEARSSSPALVVADPNTCSFQFDPVGLRKFTSSCDVATAALTKAGVPYDVQPAAAGSLAMVNVGSASVTSYEAAGLTKEDGKAKADAFGAELKTALTTAGYPAKADGARINIAGTIFMLWLLVLYVTMVYGPIAAYLVELFPTRIRYTSMSLPYHIGNGWFGGFLPAISFALVAGTGNLYYGLWYPIIIALMSVVIGGLFLRETKDVDITK; via the coding sequence ATGTCCAGCACTGCATCAAGCCCGCACAATCCAGCGGGCACCCTGACCAAGGGCCACAAGAAGGTCATCTTCGCCTCGAGCCTCGGCACGGTGTTCGAGTGGTATGACTTCTTCCTGTACGGCTCGCTCGCCGCCATCATCGCCAAGCAGTTCTTCAGCGGCGTCAATGAAACCACGGGCATGATCTTCGCCCTGCTGGCGTTTGCCGCCGGCTTCTTCGTGCGTCCGTTCGGCGCGGCCTTCTTCGGCAGCCTCGGCGATCGCATCGGCCGCAAGTACACCTTCCTGGTCACCATCCTGATCATGGGCATCTCGACCTTCCTGGTCGGCGTGCTGCCCAACTACGCTTCGATCGGTTTCGCCGCACCGGTGATCCTGATCATCCTGCGCCTGGCCCAGGGCCTGGCGATGGGCGGCGAGTACGGCGGTGCCGCCACTTACGTGGCCGAGCATGCGCCGGATGACAAGCGCGGCCTGTACACCAGCTTCATCCAGTGCACCGCCACGCTCGGCCTGTTCATGTCGCTGCTGATCATCCTGGCCTGCCGCTACTTCCTCGGCAACGAAGCCTTCGAAGCCTGGGGCTGGCGCATCCCGTTCCTGGTCTCGATCCTGTTGCTGGGCGTGTCCGTGTGGATCCGTCTGCAGCTGAGCGAATCGCCGCTGTTCCAGCAGATGAAGTCCGAGGGCAAGGGTTCCAAGACGCCGTTCCGTGACAGCCTGAAGGGCGGCAACCTGAAGCTGATGCTGCTGGTCCTGCTCGGCGCTGCAGCCGGCCAGGCCGTGGTCTGGTACGGCGGCCAGTTCTACGCGCTGTTCTTCCTCAGCAGCATGCTGAAGGTCGATGCCACCACCTCCTACCTGCTGATCGCGGCCGCGCTGGCGCTGGGCGTGCCGTTCTTCATCTTCTTCGGCTGGCTGTCCGACCGCATCGGCCGCAAGAAGATCATCCTGGCCGGCTGCCTGCTGGCGGCCGTCACCTACATCCCGATCTTCAAGGGCCTGACCCACTTCGCCAACCCGGCCATCGAAGAAGCCCGCAGCAGCTCGCCGGCCCTGGTCGTGGCCGATCCGAACACCTGCTCGTTCCAGTTCGATCCGGTGGGCCTGCGCAAGTTCACCAGCTCCTGCGACGTGGCCACCGCCGCGCTGACCAAGGCCGGTGTGCCGTACGACGTGCAGCCCGCCGCCGCCGGTTCGCTGGCGATGGTGAACGTGGGCAGCGCCAGCGTCACCTCGTATGAGGCCGCCGGCCTGACCAAGGAAGACGGCAAGGCCAAGGCCGATGCGTTCGGTGCGGAACTGAAGACCGCCCTGACCACCGCCGGCTATCCGGCCAAGGCGGATGGTGCCCGCATCAACATCGCCGGCACCATCTTCATGCTGTGGCTGCTGGTGCTGTACGTGACCATGGTCTACGGCCCGATCGCCGCTTACCTGGTTGAACTGTTCCCGACCCGCATCCGCTACACCTCGATGTCGCTGCCGTACCACATCGGCAACGGCTGGTTCGGTGGCTTCCTGCCGGCGATCTCGTTCGCGCTGGTGGCCGGTACCGGCAACCTGTACTACGGCCTGTGGTACCCCATCATCATCGCACTGATGTCGGTGGTGATCGGTGGCCTGTTCCTGCGCGAGACCAAGGACGTGGATATCACCAAGTAA
- a CDS encoding DcaP family trimeric outer membrane transporter, giving the protein MSHRTLKAVRKPLAACLLVALVAPGMAFAETAKEKALEARVAELERQVQLLLSSQQQQQTQISQTQQAVTEVRTVQAEQKPVAQVPAGKQPIQVTTITPGAAPGTTVKIGGFIKADFLATQTSDGQLADDATGRSLYLPGQTPVEGAGGSGKRSGTDFNAHAKFSRFNLGIDNVSESGNKAGAFFEMDFFGNSLGNQTATNTYGVTLRHAYMYWNNWMAGQTWSNFMDAAALPEAVDFVGPTDGVIFVRQAQVRYTQGGFSVALENPEATTLTGTRNPVTGAWTNASANSDRGSLPDLTMRYGWKGDWGTFGVGGIVRQLKVDNQATGAKADKVAGGLTLGGKWVMGDSDSLHYQLTGGEGIARYIGLGITADSAYDVARDELNPTGVLAGYVGWRHAFSPKLRTNLIYARSDYDNDSILGPLVTKSVQSIRGNIFYSPLPKVDIGAELMYGRREVENGNKGDITRLQFTTKYSF; this is encoded by the coding sequence ATGAGCCACCGTACGTTGAAAGCCGTGCGCAAACCTTTGGCGGCCTGCCTGTTGGTCGCCCTGGTCGCACCGGGCATGGCGTTCGCAGAGACCGCCAAAGAGAAGGCACTGGAAGCACGCGTTGCCGAACTGGAACGCCAGGTCCAGCTGCTGCTGTCTTCGCAGCAACAACAACAGACCCAGATCAGCCAGACCCAGCAGGCGGTGACCGAAGTGCGCACGGTGCAGGCCGAGCAGAAGCCGGTCGCACAGGTGCCGGCCGGCAAGCAGCCGATCCAGGTCACCACCATCACCCCGGGCGCAGCGCCGGGTACCACGGTCAAGATCGGCGGCTTCATCAAGGCCGACTTCCTGGCCACCCAGACCAGCGATGGCCAGCTGGCCGACGACGCCACCGGCCGCTCGCTGTACCTGCCGGGCCAGACCCCGGTGGAAGGCGCCGGCGGCAGCGGCAAGCGTTCGGGCACCGACTTCAACGCCCACGCCAAGTTCTCGCGCTTCAACCTGGGCATCGACAACGTGAGCGAATCGGGCAACAAGGCCGGTGCGTTCTTCGAGATGGATTTCTTCGGCAATTCGCTGGGCAACCAGACCGCCACCAATACCTACGGTGTGACCCTGCGCCACGCCTACATGTACTGGAACAACTGGATGGCCGGCCAGACCTGGTCCAACTTCATGGACGCGGCCGCACTGCCCGAAGCGGTCGACTTCGTCGGTCCCACCGACGGCGTGATCTTCGTGCGCCAGGCCCAGGTGCGCTACACCCAGGGCGGCTTCAGCGTCGCGCTGGAAAACCCGGAAGCCACCACCCTCACCGGTACCCGCAACCCGGTCACCGGCGCATGGACCAACGCCAGTGCCAACTCCGACCGTGGCAGCCTGCCCGATCTGACCATGCGCTATGGCTGGAAGGGTGATTGGGGCACCTTCGGTGTCGGCGGCATCGTCCGTCAGCTGAAGGTCGACAACCAGGCCACCGGCGCCAAGGCCGACAAGGTGGCTGGCGGCCTGACTTTGGGCGGCAAGTGGGTGATGGGTGACAGCGATTCGCTGCACTACCAGCTGACCGGCGGCGAAGGCATCGCCCGCTACATCGGCCTGGGCATTACCGCCGACAGTGCCTATGACGTGGCCCGCGACGAGCTCAACCCGACCGGCGTGCTTGCCGGCTACGTGGGCTGGCGGCATGCGTTCTCGCCGAAGCTGCGCACCAACCTGATCTACGCGCGCAGCGACTACGACAACGACAGCATTCTCGGCCCGCTGGTGACCAAGAGCGTGCAGAGCATCCGCGGCAACATCTTCTATTCGCCGCTGCCCAAGGTCGATATCGGCGCGGAGTTGATGTACGGCCGTCGCGAAGTGGAGAACGGCAACAAGGGTGATATCACCCGATTGCAGTTCACCACGAAGTACAGCTTCTAA